The DNA segment GAACATCATGTTGCTGTCATTGACGCCGACAGCTTGGGCCACATAGCGGACGGGCAGGTAGGTGCGGTCATTTTTGATATAGGGGGCTACATCCATCGTCGATTCCACACCGCCGATGTTCAGTTTGCTGTTGCCGATTTGGAAGAGGGCGGTGCGTTTTTGTTCGCCGGGAGCCGGGGTGATGACTTTGGCCACGGTCACTTGGACAGCGGTGCTTTGGTCGAATTCGCCGGGGTCGATGACGCCGGCATTGCCGGATACTTCTGCGCCGGTGTTGTCATAGTACTTAGCGGCGTCTTTGTCGTTTTCCACGACGGCGCTGCCTTTGATCTTGGCGGTGACGTCACCTTCGGGAATGGTCCGGTTAAGGTCTGCTTTGATATCGGAGATCTTGACCTTGCTGGCTTGGGTACTGCCGGCTTTGACAGGGATCGTCAGGAAGGAGCCGTCCTTGGAGATGTTGTCCGTATCCAGTTCCAGGTTGCCTTCGACCACTTGGACGGTCGGGGTGGAGGACCATTCGACGCCGTCAGACAGTTCCACCATGATGTTCCGGTAGGCGCCGTCAATCTTGTCGCTCATGATCCGGCCTTTATCGGTCTCGGCGATGACGATATCGCTCAGGGCTTGGTTCTTGACGCCGACGCGAAGCTCCCGAGCTTCGGCGGTGGCAGTGACGGCTTGCACGGCTTTGCCCAGAATGGCTTCGCCTTGGGCGCCGGCACGACCGGATACAACAGCTTTGATATCCCCTTGGGCGTCGCCCTTCACGGAGACTTCCAGCGTTACTTCGAGTTCGGCTTTGCTGGTTCCGACGCCGTTGCCGGTGTAGGTGAACTCGATATAGCTGTCTTTGCCATTTACGGTCGGCTCGACAAAGGCATCACTGGCGCCCGTTTTGACGTCCCAGTTTTTGATGTTGGTCACTTTGACCCAAGAGGGCAGATCCACGCGAATTTTACGTCCTTTGAACAGGGAGCCGGCGATGTTTTCTTTGATGCTGAGCTTGGTCAATTCGTTGTCATACTGACCGGCCAGGGCGGTTTTCAATTCGCCTTTGGCGGCGATGGCTGTGCCATAGTCGGCGTAGGTAGCCACAGTGATGTCGGCGTCGGACACGTCGCCTGTTTTTCCTTCTACAGAAGCGACGATATCGCCGTATTTCGCATCAGAACCGACATTGATGCCAGGGGTGATTTCAATGATGCCGCGGTCGGCGCCGGTGCCGCTGAGGTCGCCATATACCTTCAGGGTGCGGTCGCCATCGACAACGGTCGTGAAGGTGACGCCGCTGAAGCCGGCCAGGCCGTTGACCAGGGTGTCGTTGGCATCCAGAGCATCGTCAATCCATTTGTAGTTGTTGGGCAGTTTGACGGTAAAGAGGGGGTCTTTTGTGGTATCCGTCGCCGTTACTTTCTCCAGCGATCCGGCATAGTTTTCTTCGATGCGAATGATACCGCCACGGGCATCCTGCTCACCAATGGTTTGGACTTTGATGCAGGAAGCAGCGGTCTTCTGTCCCGTTGCCACACGGCCGATAACATACTTGCCGCCGGTGACGCCGGAGTCAAGGGGATTAACGGTCGCTTCAATATCGCCGCCGTCAAATCCATCCACTTTAATCAGCGGTTGAATGGAGATCATGTCTTGGATATTGTTGTCCTGGAGGCCGGAAGGCGTTTGAATCGTCAAGGTGTAGTCGCCGCTTTTGGTAACAGTGAATCCATAGTGACTGCCACTGTTGGAGAGTGGTTTGACGCCATCAACGGGGTCGTTGTAGTAAACCATATCGTAGACAGCGTTAGAGGCAAACTTGATTCCCGAGGGCAGTGTATAGGTGAAGGAAGTCGCTCCTTGGATATCATTGGTGAAATCGCTATCTTCTTTCAAGGTCAGTTTGCCCAGCTTGACACTGGTCGCATCGTCTGCGATGCTCTTTACAATATCAACAGAGTTGTTGGACATGGCCATCGCTGCCGGAGTCAGCATCGTCGTCATGATTAAGGCTGTGGAAATAGAAGCGACTGTCTTTTTCAGCTTGTTCACAAAAGTTCCTCCTACATTTTAGTGATTGCTTTCTTTTTCTCTTCCGGTCTCTTGGCTTTGTGCTGTCGTCTTTATCGCGGCAGCATCCCCCCTTTATCTATCGTCATCAGGTCGATTGGTTGTCTGTTTGCCGTCTGATATAAAAGTTCGCGCCGTCTGACCCCTTTCTGTCCATCGCCATTCATCCATTTTATTCCTTATCATCTCTGCACCGTCAGGTAGTTGTGTTCTCTTTCGCAGAACCGATATAATGAAGGTACTTAAAATCAAAAGGAGGGGGTTTCATGGCTACACGTTTTCTAATTCAGTTATTCGCAATGACCATCTTCTTTCTGTCTCTTGTCCCTGCTGCCCTCGCTTCAATGGAATGGCGTTCTACAGGGCCGCAAACTCCTGCACAGGTGATCAAAGCTACGAAGGATCTGCCGCCGGAACAGTACTATCTATTGATGGACGGCAAACTCTACCGGGCCAACAGTGATGATGCGTTTACCTTGCTTAGCAACGACAAGGTCTGGGACACTTATGTCAAGGACGACGGAACCCTGTATGCGCTAAAGGGAGCGGATAAAAAGTCCTTGACGATTGAGAAATGGGACAACGCCCTGCAACAGTGGTCAAAAGTCTGTAATGCCCCAGAGGACACCGTACATTTTGCTGTCGCCTCGAACGGAGCTGTCATTTTCGGGATCAATCGTCCCGGCACGCACATATGGAAACTGAACTTGACCCCGGCCGGCGACGCCAACTGGATCCAGAAATCCGAAAACGGCGGATACCGTTTTGCATCCACTCCTGATGGGATCGTCTTCACCCGAGAAGAACAAGAGGTGGGCAACAAACGCAGCACGGATTATGGTTCTACATGGCGGACTGTTCAGGGAGCGGAAACCTTTGAACAGTACTACGTCTCGCCGAATTACAGAGAAGACGACTCCGTCTTCGCAATCAGCGGTCACGGGAGGGTATATAAGTCCACCAGCCGTGGCGAGGCTTGGACCGATGCGACGGACGGAATCGAGCAGCATCCTCCCTTTACCGCCTTGGCCTTTTCGCCCAGTTTCAATCAGGATCAGACGCTGTACGTGGCGGATAAAGAGGGAAAGCTCTATATTTCAAAAGATCGCGCAGCTTCCTGGGCTTCTATCAATGTGCATCTCCCCGGAGGACAGACCTTAACCAGCCTGGTTATCTTGCCGAATCAAAAGATTGTCGCCGGAACCGACAGAGGCCCTGTGCTTCTGAAAGACACCACTCCCGCCTCATCGAAACCGCCGAAGACGCAGAAGGAACCTATGTCGGTTACCTTTACCCTCGGCAAAGACACCTACCGGATCAACAATGACGAGTGGCAAATGGACGCGCTTCCCTATTATAAAAATGACCGTCTCTATGTGCCGGTCCGATATCTGTCCAATGGACTCGGGATAACTGACAAGAATATTCAATGGAATGATGAAACCCATGAAGTGACACTGACCAGAGGCGCTCAGAAGGTCAAATTGTACACAGACAAACGGGTAATGCTCGTAAATGACAAGGCCACGTTGATCGATGTCTATCCTGAGATGACGAATGACCGCCTCTACCTGCCGATGCGCTGGGTTGCCGAGGCTTTTGGCGCCACCGTCTCCTGGAACGCCTATGACCGCGCAGCTACCCTCGTTTACGAAAAAAACGCAGAATGAAAGGAATGAGTGGAACTTTCCACTCATTCCTCTTGTCTAATGTAATGTCACTGGTTTTGTTCTGGTGATTGATGGGGGAGAGGAATTCTGTCTGATCATAAAGATCTCATCCTCGCCGCCCAGTCCGGCGACAGCCAAGCGTTTTCACAGCTCGTGGAACTGTACCAAAAACGTGTCTACGGTTTAGCCGTACACCTGACCGGTAATCTCGATGATGCGAATGATTTGGCGCAAGAAGCGTTCATCCGCGCCTATCGATATATCGGAAGCTTCCGGTTAGAGTCCGATTTTGGCACTTGGCTGCACCGGATTACGGTGAACACGTGGATCAATATGAATCGCAAAGGCCGCAATGTGGTCATTGAGTCTTTGGATGAGGACTGGAATGACAGCACCAAGGCCAGTCGAGAGGTGGCTGCCACGACAGGCGACCCGCTCGAAGCCTTCGAATCGGCAGAATTCAAGACCATGCTTCATCAGGCGCTCCAGCAGTTGTCCGATGAACACCGGACCGTCTTGGTTCTGCGAGAGATCTACGATTATTCCTATGAAGAGATTGCGACGGCGACCGAGACTTCTCTCGGCACGGTGAAGTCTCGCATCAACCGGGCCAAGTCGCAGATGCGCAGTGTCTTATCATCGTTAGCCGGTCAGTTTGGCTTTCTTCTGCCTGGTGAGACGACACAAAGGAGGTGAGCATCATGAAGCCCGTTCGTAACGGCATGACACAAGTTCATGAGTTTGAGTTGTGGCGGCAGGCCGAACTGGCGTTACGGCAGCTTCCACTGGAGATGCAGCCTCCTGATCGTTTTGCCGCTCAAATAATGGAACGCATCGCCCGGGAACAGATAACACCGCTTCCCGTACCGTCGTCATCAACCCGTCCGGTTGATATGCGTCGCTGGGTGGCTTCCGCCGCTGTATTTCTGCTGGCCCTTGGGACAGGAAGTGGCGTCTATGTGGCGATGCAATCGTCATCGCCGACAGGTCCTTCTCCTTCCGTGGTGGCGCAACAAGATGTTGTTCCAGACTCACTGCCGAAACAAAGTGCAGGGGATGTCAGCAAATCTTCTGTAGCGAATGGCGAGACCCCGAGTCAGGCAGACGACCTGTCTGGGAATTCTCCTGCCAACGCTCCCAAAGTGACCGTTCAGACCCCACAATCGTCGGTAGGAAAAAGCCAACCGTCGGTTGCGCCGGTCGCTCCCCCACCGGATACGGCAAACGATCTCTCCGTAGCCAAAAGTGAGAGGACCTACCTGTTAAGCAAGCCCATGGTCATTCAACGGACACTTCTTCGCTATCGCGTCGCTTCTCTTGACACCAGCGTCGAAGCCGTGAAAAAAGCAATCGCCCAGGTCAACGGACAGCTTGGCAGTGTGAGCTTGCAGCAGTCTCAAGGACTTACCATTCAGAACCTGACGGTTAAGTTGCCGCCTGATCGACTGCAAGCGTTTATTCAGGCGCTCTCACTTGGCGCGCTGGTGGAAAACAAGAGCGACAATCAGGATGTGACGAACAGCTATCAGGATATGGTAACACAGGTCAATTTCCTGAAAGGTCAGTTGAGCACGACCCCTGCGGCGCAACAACCTGCCTTGTCAAATAAGATTCAATCGTTAGAACGGCAAATTACTACCTTGGACCAGGAATCAGCCACGCATACCGTGGTTCTGATGATGGAAACAGAAAATGGACAATGATGCTACCGATTACTAGACTGTCGACAACGAACTTTGTCGACAGTCTTTTTTTCTGGCCCAAATTAGGTTCGTCGGCGGGGAACTTTGGGAATGTCAAAATTGGGTTAATGTGTAGCAAGTTAGGCTGTGTCATTATTGATTTTTTTGTAATTTCGAGATATATTAGGAAATAAATATTTTGCAAGGAGTGGTGATTATGGTGAATCGGAAAGTCGTGATTGGAGCATTCGTTCTCTTTCTACTAACACTGACCTTTGCATCGAGCGCATTTGCGGCCACAAATAACAGTGTCAGTGACCTCCCCGTTGTCGACGCCGACAAGAATGAACAAAAATTAGGGGTTTTGTCTTTACAGGAGGATCCCGATTTCCCAGAGGATCTTCAGTCTAACGGTACGGTAACGATTGAGTTTCCACCAGGAGTGACGATTGACGACACGTCAGTTAGTGTAGAGAAAATGGTCTATTGGCAAGTATATCCAGACGAATTTGATGTGATTACGCACTTCGGTGGTCAAGTAAGAAAAATTGACGATTCTGTGTTACAAATCACCCTACCCAACACGTCACGTCAAAACAGAGAAGCCATCACCATAACGCCTTACGTCAAAGTGGGCACTATTTTAGGGGATAACATCGAGGTTCGGATTGACGGTTCCGACGCGGGAATTACCAACGGGACATACGAATTAGCGAAAGTTAGTTCCCCCACAGATCCGAATAAACCCATAATTCTTTTTAACTTATCTGATCCGGACCTGTCTATAGACGGTACAATGGCAACGATAAGCACCAACGTATTTCCCTTAAGTTCAAAGGGAATTGACCGTCCAGCTACAATCGCATTTCTTTTACTTGACGGAAACGAGCCCATTCAAATGGCCGCACTGACAGGCGACTTAGTAAATAAACGTCTCCAGGCTTCTTTCCAACTTACGAAGAACCAGAATTATTCCTTCAAATGTGTTGTCTGGGAAGACGTGAAACACCGCAGGCCATTGTCATCTGAAAAAACAGTTTCCATTTCGCCCACAATGCCTTAATCATCCATTTTACACTACTAGAAGAAAACACCGCTTCTAAGTCTGACGGCTTAAAAGCGGTGTTTATCTTTTGTCCGGTGGATAATGGCTACTGTCCACTTTCCATTTGTTTGTACCTGTCAATTTTTCGTATCAACTCGTCCAGTAAGACGGCGGCTAATGCTCTCGTCGCTGGTTCGTCCGATTTAAGCGACTCACTTTCTTCTACTTGGGACCCGTCCGAAAAACGGTCCGGAAATCCCATACGTGCTCGCTTCTCTTGAACAAATTGCAATAGTTGCTTTCCTGTGACGACGCCTGGTTGCATCCAAAAACCACTTTCCGCTGCGCTGGTTTCATCTCCGCCAAAGAGTCGTCCATAGAGCAGCCGCAACTCCTGCCGGTCAATGGGCTCATCGGGACGGAACGTCCGGTCCGGATAGCCGCGGATGATTCCCCGTCTCCACAGATGGGTCAGGGATTTCTCCGCCCAGTGTCCAGAGAGGTCTTTAAGCTCCCCGCCATTCCGTTTTGGTATGGTCATATACCTACCGATCACCTGCCCACCCGCAGAAGTCGCCACGATTTGGTACCCGCTCTCTCCGGGACTGGGCACTGTCCACCAGGCATATTCCCCGTTGGCGAGCACAGGCACATGGATTTTTTCATTTCCTAGGCTGGGATAGATCCATATGTCGGTTCCGTTGGTCTTGCCAAGAATAAACAACTGTTGATCGACGGGAATAAGCGATGTGCTCAGGGTGATCTGCGGCTCATTGGACGGTTTCCCTGTTCCAGCTACGGTCACCGCCCCGGCATAATGAGCTCCGGCGCTCGCCGGTTCGGCAATGGGCGACCATTGGATCGTTGCGCCAGACGCGATCAGTTCGGCCGGTACAGGCAAGCCTTGCTTGGTTACAGCCGTCAGAGAAAATAGCGGTATCCGCTCATTTTTAGCGGTCACGATCTCTTTTTTCCGTTTGTCATACTGCTGGACCAAGGCCATGCGAGGCGCGGCGCTCTCAATGATACGAAGCGCTTGTATTTTGTTGTCGCTGCCGAGCGTCATCCATCCCCATGCGTCAATTGGAATCGCCGTGAGATCAACGGGCATATCCCAGCGTTGTAGCACGGCATCCGGCTTTAGCTCACAACGGTGCAACCGTTGAAACTGGTCGGTGAAGTAGATCAGCCTGTCTTTCGCTGAGGCGAAAACGATCTTTCCCCAGAGAGACTCGCTTGTGGCTGCCACGCCATAGGCTTTTTTATCCTGTCCGACGAGGTTCGCCTGTAAATAGTCGCCGCTGCGCAATTCCCGGAGGTCTACTTTCTCACCGTTGCGCCGTATCGTTGCGCCGCTCAGGACGGGCAGTGCGCCGTACCCTTCCATCTCCATCTGATCTCTATCTGGAGACTTTGTCAGCAGGCCTTGCACGACCGTGCGCACAGACTCAATCTGGGTAACTTCCTGTCGTTGCGGGTCAATGGTCAGACGAACCTGGCTCCCCGGCAAAATCGTGTCAGCTTGGCGATTGGTCAGGATCGGCCCCGGAACAAAGGCCTCTCCTTCCGGTTTTATGACGGTATGGATGGGCAATCCCGGTGAGGCGTGATAGACTTTTTTGTCGCCGATCAACGTCAACTCTTCTTTTTCCGTTGACCATTGCTCAAGTCTTCCTTCTGTTTTTTGGTAAACCGCATCCACTTGCATGGCTTTCTGACTGCCCGGATGGATCCAGACAAAGGCGGCGGCGCCTTTCGCCTCAACGGGCCATATCGGTGTTCCCTGGCCGTTGACCGTGATTTTTGCTGCCGTATCAAGGGCATAGGCATGATCTGCCAACCTGGGCTCTATCGGAAGGATATAGTTTTTGCCTCCGGCGACAGCCACCTCTGCGCCTTGCAATCGTACGGCCCGCGACATGGCATAGATGCATCGGGGAGACTGATAGAACTGGGTTCCCCTGGGGAAGGTCGCCTCAGCTTCTTTCTTCAACTGGTCATTGAATACCCATTGCAGCGCCACTGACTGATTCCGAGTCATCTCCTGCAAAGAGGCGTTGCCGGAGGGGCTGGATTCAAGTAACGGTTGCCCCATCACTAAGGCAAACGGTTGCTGGTCAACGGTGATCCGCGCGCCGGTAACAGTTACACGGTATGTGCCAGACTGGGGTTTTGCGATGATGACTTGCTCGACGTTGTTTTTCTGGTCCCGCCCGATTATACCCATGTGCGCATTGCCCGTATAGGTGGTCCCATCTGGAGCGGTAACGGTTACATCGAGATCATTGACGAGCCGTCCCTCTTGATCGATGGGGTCTGTCCAGGCGAGCGTGATTTTCAAGGGCGCTTGATCTGTCCATGCTTTCACTTCATAGCTTTTCTTCCCGTCAGGGCCAATGCCTTCTACATCGTCAATCGAGGAAAAGCTCCGCTCATTAAGGGATAATATGGTCCGGCCGACATCGAGGAGACCAAAGGTGGTTTTGTCGGCGGACTTGTTTTCTGTATAGTTCCGCGCCCCGTTGATCAGGGCAGCTTTCAACAATGCCGCGGAAGGATTCCTGTCCTCTATCTCCCGGTAATACTGCCGCAACAGCGCTGTCGCGCCACCGGTGGCCGCCGCGGCCATGCTTGTCCCCTGCATCCGGCGGTACAGGTGTTCTTCATCTTCGGGAACTCCGGGCAAACGCGGCGCTGTCGAGATGATGGCCATCCCCGGCGCCAGCAGATCCGGCTTGATTCGCCCGTCTGTCGTCGGCCCCCGGCTGGAGAGCTCGGCCATCTGTTGGATATCGCCGCCGCCGGAGGAACCGTTCGGGCGGGCGCTGGCCGACGCGCCGACGACGAGGGCGTTTTTGCTGGTTCCCTCACAGGTCAGGCTGTTCGGATCGGGTCCCCTGTTTCCTGCACCGAATACGGCGAGAAAGTCTTTATGCAAGAAAGAAAACCGGTCTGTCTCCAGGGCTGTTTTGTTGTATGTATTTCCCGGCGTTCCCCATCCGTCTACATGGATGTGGGCGTTCGCTTTGTAGGCGGGTTCGTATAGTTTGCTTATATCTTCCGGCGGCGCCACTTGGCCCGATTTGTCGATGATCCCCTGGATATAGAGGCTCGCCTGCGGGGCGACACCTCGATATTTTCCTTGTGACGCCGCGCCCGTGCCGGCGGCGATGCCGGCCATGTGGGTGCCATGTCCGCTGTCGTCGGCGATGGGTCCATCGGCCCAGGACTTGATGTTCAGGACTTTCGGCACGTTTCCCGGCAGGCTTTTGAAGTCTGGATGGAGATCATTCATATTGCCGCTGTCCAGCCCGCTGTCGGCGATGGCGATGACCTCTCCCTGCCCTTGAATCCCTTTTTTGTGGATGACCTCCGGCACAGCCACCAGCGACGCGCCGATGATATCCCGGGTCCGGTCGTTTAAGAGTTCGGGCCTGGCCTGCGTTGTCGCCGTCGCCGCCGTAGGCGCTCCCGCCGCAAAGGCACTCTTCCCCATGGGCAGTCCGCCCCAGGTCAGGACAAGGATCAGGCCCATCGCTATTGATCTTCCCAGGGAGCCGACACGTTTCATTGGTCTCATCTCCCAATCGTGGGGCTTTATCGCTTCCCTTGTCGCAGCACGGCCCAAACGAACCGCGGCAGGTTTAGCTGCCGCTTCCACCGCGCCGGTTCTTTGACAAGCCGGTAGAGCCATTCCAGATGCCACTGCTGGCACCATTGGGGCGCTCGCTGGACACGTCCGGAGAAGACATCGAGGCTGCCGCCGATGCCGATGGCAACGATGTCGTTCAGTGTGGTCGCCCGAAAAAAGTCTCGAATCCATTGTTCCTGTCGGGGCGCGCCCAAACCAACAAAAAGCAGGCGGGGCTTCGCTGCGTCGATCTGCAGGTGGAGCGCCGCCTGTTCTGATGCTGATATATAGCCATGGGCGGTGCCGGCGATTTGTAAACCGGGAAAACGGTCACACAAACGCCGGGCGGCTTCCTCTGCAACAGATCGCTCTTCCTCTGGGGAGGCCTCTTTCCGTCCAGGTTTGCCTCCATAGAAAAAGCAGGGCCAACCCTGTTTTGCCGCTCGGGCCAGGAGGTCGGCCATCAAATCGATGCCGGTGACTCGCTCTGCCACCGGTTTTCCGAGTATGGACGCTGCCCAGACCACACCGATCCCGTCGGCAGTGACCAGGGAGGCTTCGGAGAGCAGTTGTCGTATGGATGGGTCATGGTGGGCGCTATAGAGGATTTCAGGATTTGCTGTGACGATTTGATGGCGACCGCCTGATTTGATCCGTCTTTCGATTTCCTGAATCGCCCCCGCCATCGTTAGCCTGTGCACCGGTGTTCCGAGGATATTTACCGTTTCAAGGATATTTGCCGTTTCGATGCTTCTGTTCCCTTCTATCCCGTTCATTTGCCCCATGGCTTTGTGGCCTCCACGCTATGGATTATCTCTCTGCCTTCCAGCAGTTGCAGGGCCATGCGGGCCGTTTTTTCAGAGCGCTCACTCATCTGTTCGGCCCAAAGGCGCGCTCTTTTCCTCTCCCCATCATAGTCGTCCAGTATCCGTTCCACTTCGACCATGAGTGTGTCCGGATTGAGCGGCGTCCCATCTCCAAAAGCCGGACGTTTCATCTCATTCATCATGTCTCTCACCTTGGGATCATAGGCGATCCCCACGACAGGCACGCCCTGCATGGTCGCAAAGATCAACGCATGCAACCGGACGCCAATCACCAGGTCCGATGCGCCGATGATGTCGATGGACTCTTGGAAGTCCGCATGATGTTGGATCACCTGGACAGACGGGTGCTGGAGCCGACTGGCCAATTCGATGCTGTACGGGGTGTCTTCTGTACGGTGCATCGGCAGAAAGGAAACGCGCCATCCCCGTGTGAGGAGGTACTCGGCGACGGCCAGCACCGATGATTCGAGTTCGGCAAAGTCCGGCCAGCGCCGCAGGCAAAAGACCGCCTGTTTGCGCCCTGTTTCCGCTGCACGCCGGCTCCCCTGCCTGTTGTATAAGGAGAACACAGGGTCCGCCGTTACGACAATGGGGGGGGCATTTACCCCCCACTGGCGCAATCGCTCTTGTGATGCAAAATCTCGCAGTGTGATTAAATGGGCTTTGTTGGCCACCATGCGGATCAATCTTTGGCCAAAGGCGCGACGCACAGGGCCGATCCCCTGGGCGTAAAACATCACTTTTCTTCGAAACAGACGGGCAAGCGCGATGACGAGCAGGTAGTATGGAATCGTAAGGACACCGGTCACATCCTGCAGGAGACTGCCGCCGCCGCTGATCACCAGGTCGGCCCGCAACAACGCCGTGATGACGGAAAAGGGGTTGTAGCGGTGTACCGCTTCCACCTGGTGCAGTCGTCGGGTGAAGGCCGGCTTTCCGGATAAGACGACGATGTGCACATCAGGACGCAACCGCTGCAGCGTTTCTATCATGGCTTTGAGCAGCGCCTCATCGCCTGCGTTGTCATATCCGAAATAACCGGAAAGTACAATTGTGGCCACGTATTTCCCTTCTCCCGGCACTAGAGTCCCGATCTAGCCGTATTTTAACACGACTGGTCTCCAGTTGCCAACCTGCGCCGCCCTTTCCCTTCCGATTCGCGCCCTCTCTCCTCTCATCGCGCTTGGTTCAAGAAAGAGGTGATCACCGTGGCGGCTTCGGCCCGCGTCGTCGAACCCCAGGGATCAAAGCGGCCATCGGGACGGCCGCTGATCAAACCGGCGCGCACCGTCTGGGCGACGCTGTCTCGCAAGTTCTCCGATGTATCGTACCAATCGGAAAAGTTCTCCGGTGATTTCCCGCTGCTCAACAGCATCCTTCCGTTGAGCGCTCGACCCAGCCAGGCGGCCATGTCTTGACGGGTGATCGGGCTGTCCGGCGAGAAAATGCCGCCGTCCGTGACGATCCCCTGTTGCATCGCCTGGCGGAGCGCGCCGGCAAACCAGGCGTCGGCCCGGACATCATCGAAGGGCACCGGTCCCGCCATCGGCGTGCTCTTGCCGACGACACGCATCAGCAGGGTGAGAAACTCGGCCCGGGTCATCGGCTTATCGGGATCGAAGACCTTTGACGCCGTGCCGTTGATCAGGCCGCGCCCGGCCAAGGCTTCCACCTGCGGGCGCGCCCAATGGCCCACTAGGTCGATAAAGGGCGCTTGCGCCGCGCTGCCGTAGAGATTCGCGCCTGTGCTCCCATAACCCTGAGCGCCGTAGGCTCCGTAACCGCCAGGATAGGTGCCATAGCCGCTGGTGGCCCCGTACTGGCTTGGATTATAGCCCGGTGTGTTCACGCTGTAACCCGGCCCGTACCCGGGTCCAAATCCTGGAGGGTAACCGGCGGGCGTCTGCTGCTGGGCCGAGTTGAATCCCGGGTATCCGTAACTGCCCGGTCCGACGTTTGGACTTGTGCCGGGAAACAACGTGCTGGCGCCGGTCGGTGTCTCGAACAAGGCGAAACGGCCGAACTCTTCGACCCGCGCGTTCACGGACCGGTCGGCTGTGTTGACAGAACTGGACACCTCTGACCAGGTGCTGCCGTTCAGCCGGTAAATCCTCAATGAAGCGGGATTGCTGACCCGCCAGTAATCGTAAAAGAAGGAGAGGTAGACGGGATCATCATTGAAATCATCATCGGAATAGCCGTTGTCGCTGTAGTTTGAGTATTTGATCAGGGAGAATTCGTAGGCCGAGCCGACCCGCACCTTTCCGGGCGGCGCTGACGCGGCGTTGTCCACGTACTCCTGTAGTCCCACGGCAGAACCGCCGGAATCTTCGGACCGGTCCAGGTATTTCGACGGGATCTTCAGTTCCACATCAGGCGTGCTGATCCGCACGCTACCGTCAGAGTACCCTTTGAAGGCGCCTCCTGCAAAGGCGACAAAGCGGTTTTTTTCCGTTTTCACCGATTCATCGCTACCGTCGATGTCCCCGGGGTTGATGAGGACGATGTCCGACGGAGACACAGTGAAATCCAACGCGCCTTCCAAGGCGTCGGCGATATGGGTGCGGTCTTTAGACCGGCCGGAACTGCCGGTGCTGCTGTCGTATTCATCGGTCCGTTCACTCGCCTCGTTCGAAGCGTTGCTTTCCCGCGCCGGATCGGTGCCGGATGTCGCTTTATAGGCTTTTACATAGCGGTTATACCGCGTGTCCGGCGTCAGGCCCGATTCCCGGAACGAAGTCTTGTTCGCGTCCACCCGGCCGATCAGGTCATCGTTCTCGTCGTAAATCTTGAAGCCGGTCTCGCCGTAGGAGTTGTCCGTCCAGGACCAGAGGATCTCCCGGCTTCCCTGTTTC comes from the Heliomicrobium gestii genome and includes:
- a CDS encoding S-layer homology domain-containing protein yields the protein MVYRKPLSIAAITLFCFVLTALLPPSLPLKQEGPLARIDTLTVAEAAYDAPPQPTLSVSGKNLVKVAWTYTATAPANSKFKIIDLQNDANGVVLDTMTYYTTQKQYSKSVTLEDGLHKIAVYLVTPTGELTANSSAQTIDVQELAAPSDLTGTKQGSREILWSWTDNSYGETGFKIYDENDDLIGRVDANKTSFRESGLTPDTRYNRYVKAYKATSGTDPARESNASNEASERTDEYDSSTGSSGRSKDRTHIADALEGALDFTVSPSDIVLINPGDIDGSDESVKTEKNRFVAFAGGAFKGYSDGSVRISTPDVELKIPSKYLDRSEDSGGSAVGLQEYVDNAASAPPGKVRVGSAYEFSLIKYSNYSDNGYSDDDFNDDPVYLSFFYDYWRVSNPASLRIYRLNGSTWSEVSSSVNTADRSVNARVEEFGRFALFETPTGASTLFPGTSPNVGPGSYGYPGFNSAQQQTPAGYPPGFGPGYGPGYSVNTPGYNPSQYGATSGYGTYPGGYGAYGAQGYGSTGANLYGSAAQAPFIDLVGHWARPQVEALAGRGLINGTASKVFDPDKPMTRAEFLTLLMRVVGKSTPMAGPVPFDDVRADAWFAGALRQAMQQGIVTDGGIFSPDSPITRQDMAAWLGRALNGRMLLSSGKSPENFSDWYDTSENLRDSVAQTVRAGLISGRPDGRFDPWGSTTRAEAATVITSFLNQAR